The Notoacmeibacter ruber DNA segment ATTCCACATTCGTTGCGCGACCCGCCCCAAGATCGGAGCGGCCATAATCCTCGCCAGCATCGAGCATAGTCCGCAACTGACTGTGCCAGAAACCGTCAGAGAGCCGCAGATTGATGAAGCCGGGCCCCGCCACCTCAATCGAGGAGACGTCCTCATCCTTGGCCAGTTCATCGGCGATGTTCTGCGCCAGATCACGCGGTTTCATGCCGAGGGATTTCGCCAGGACCATGGCCACATTGGAGGCAAGGTCACCATGGGCAGGATCGCGCGGCGGCTCAACCGTCAGGCGTGACAGATCAGGCGACACACCCTCTTTATCTTTAAGATCAAGAGATTGGACGACCGAACGGATTCTCTGCGCGAAATCGGCAAAAAGGTTCATAGGAGTTCTCGTTTCTTATCGGCGGCAGGGTCTCTGAACGGCGAGCCACGTCGGGCTGCCGCGTAGCCGATCGCTTGTCAGGCGTCAAACAGCCGTTCGATCTCTTTCAGGGCGTAACTGTCGGTCATACCGGCGATAAAGTCGGCTACGATACGTGCTGCTCGCGCCTCATCACCCTGTAACACCGCCTCACGCCGCCACTCGGAAGGAATCGAGGATAGATCTGTGATATAGCGCTCGAACAAGCGTGTGACTGTGTCTTCGGCCAAGGCCCGAAACGTCATGATGCCCGGCGCGCGATACATGCGATCGAAGAGAAAGGCCTTCAGCAGACGGTCCGTCTCTCTCATCTCCGGCGAAAAACCGACAGTCTGCGAACCGCGGCGGCGGATCGCGTCAGCATTCTCGGGCTTCTCTTGCGAGATGATCGTACGCGCGCCTTCGATCACGTCTTCCACCATAGCGGTGATCTGACGGCGCTGAAATTCGTGAGTGATGCGCGAAAACTCCAGCCCCGGCCAGCGGTCCCTCACCTCATTCAGCGTGTCTGCAACGAAGGGGACCGCCTCGGCCAAATCGTCGAGCGTGAAGAGCCCGGCACGAATGCCGTCATCAATATCGTGCGTGTTGTAGGCGATGTCGTCGGCAATGGCGGCCGCCTGCCCTTCAATGCCGCACCACTCGGACAGTCCCAGAGGAAATTGCGCATCGAACTCCAGAAAATAGGCAGGCACTGTCTCATCGGCCGAAGCACCGTCTCCCGTTACCGGCCCGTTATGCTTGACCAAACCGTCCAGCGTTTCCCAGCACAGATTGAGCCCATCGAAGGCGGCATAACGCCGCTCCAGCTTGGTGACGACCCGTAGCGATTGCGCATTATGATCGAAGCCGCCGAACGGCTTCATCATCGCATTGAGCGCATCTTCGCCGGCATGACCGAATGGCGTATGGCCGAAATCATGGCAAAGCGCGACCGCTTCCGCAAGATCCTCGTCGGCTTCCAGGGCACGGGAAATCGCTCGCGCGATCTGCGAGACCTCGATCGTATGTGTTAGCCGGGTCCGATAATGATCGCCGTCATCGCTGATGAAGACCTGTGTCTTGAGCTTGAGCCGGCGAAAGGCCGTGGAATGGATGATTCGATCTCGATCGCGCTGAAATGCCGTCCGCGTTGGGCTTTCGGGTTCGGGGATCAATCGGCCTCGTGTCGCTTCCGGGTCACACGCCCAGGGGGCGCGAGGCCTGTAGCCGAAACCGATTCCGGTCAATCTGGATGAGGCGTCTTCTTGCATTTCGTTCTCTTGCTTCGAGTAGCCTGCGTTGACGTTACGCCGAATGCTTCTTACCTCTGTCAGGAAACCAGACAAAGGCGACCTGCGCCATGAATGCTATCGACCATCCCATGAAAACGGTCAGCATCACTGAGAGTGCTGCCAAGCGCATCGTGCGCATCGTCGACGATTCGGAAGACAAGATCGGCCTTCGCGTCACCGTCGAGGGCGGCGGGTGCTCGGGCTTCTCCTATCTGATCGACCTGACCGATTCCAGGAACGATGACGACAAGGTGTTCGAGCGTGACGGCGCCAAAGTCCTGATAGATGAGCTTTCCATGGTTTACATGGCGGGTTCGCAGATCGATTTCGTCGACGATCTGATCGGCCAGGCCTTCAAGATCGACAATCCGAACGCCGTCGCCTCGTGCGGCTGCGGCACCTCCTTCTCTATCTGAGATCGTCTGCCGCTTTACCTCGCCTTCGTGTCCCGCTAGGTCCTTCAGCCTGAGTATGGGAGACCGGGCAGCATGAAGATCGCGACCTTCAACATCAACGGCATCAAGGCACGCCTCGATGTTCTGCTGGCCTGGCTGGATGAAAGCCAGCCGGATATTGTCGGTCTCCAGGAGATCAAGAGCCAGGATGAAACCTTTCCTCGCTCGGCGCTTGAAGATCGTGGCTGGCATGTCGAGACACATGGCCAGAAAGGTTTCAACGGCGTCGCCCTGATCTCAAAGACCCCGCCTTCGGAAGTCAATCGCGGCCTGCCAGGGGACGATAATGGCGACGCCGACGAACAGGCCCGCTTTATCGAAGGCGTGTGGGAAACGGCGGACGGGCCGCTGCGTGTCGTCTCGCTCTACCTTCCCAATGGCAACCCCGTCGGCGAGGATCGCAAATGGGGCTACAAGCTGCGGTGGATGGAACGTTTGCAGCTCTGGGCACGCGAACGGCTGGATTTCGAGGAGATGCTGGTTCTCGCCGGTGACTACAACGTCATCCCTCAGCCCCGCGATGCCCGGCATCCGGAGAACTGGAGCGACGACGCGCTGTTCCAGCCTGAGAGCCGCGAAGCCTTTCGCAAATTGCTGGCCCTCGGCTTTACCGATGCCATAAGGGCCTGCCAGAGCGAAGGCGATATCTACACGTTCTGGGACTATCAGGCCGGCGCCTGGCAGAAGAACAACGGCATCCGCATCGACCACATGCTTCTTTCACCGGAAGCTGCCGATCGCCTGGTTTCAACCGATGTGGAAAAGCACGTCCGAGCCTGGGAAAAGCCGTCCGACCATGTGCCTGCCATCGTTAATCTGCGTTTGAGTTGATCCGGGTCGGAAACCGCTATTCCGCGCTGACGACGATCTCGCCAAGCTGGTGACGGCTCATTTCATAGGCCAGTCGCCGTTCGGCCTCCGAAGCCAAACCGAAAGCCTGTTCCTGCCGCTGGCGGATCCAGCCGCGGTCGTTGCTGCCTGCCTTGTTCAGCGCTGTCGTCAGCATCGCCAGTCCCTCGACGGTCCGCCCCTTCTGGAAAAGCAGGTCTCCGAGTAGAGCTTGGGCGCCGGCATGGCCCTTGCCCGCTGCAAGCTGCAGCCAGCGCGCCGCACGGCGAAGGTTGCGCTGCTCGTCCAGAAGCATGTGACCGATCTCGAACTGCGCCTGTGTGTTACCGTAAACGGACGCGGCGCGAACATAGAGATCCATGGCCGCGCTTTCATTGGGCCGCACTTCCGTATTGGCTATGCCGGTGCGGAAATAACGCGCCAGCGCCACAAGCGCGTCGGAAACGAAAATTTCTTCCTGCGAGCCGGGAACGGCTCCATCGTCCACGATCTTCCGGAACATCTGGAAAGCGCGATAATCATCTTCAGCGATGCCATCGCCATCAGCATACATCCGCGCCATTTTCCACTTGGCGCCGGCATGTCCTTCCTGAGCGGCCTTAGCATAGGCGGCAAGCGCCCCGTCCTTGTCTCCACTACGATAGAGTTGGTAGCCGCTGCGAAACTGCGCCCACGGATCCGCGCTGCGCTCGCCCTCGTCGGCGG contains these protein-coding regions:
- a CDS encoding deoxyguanosinetriphosphate triphosphohydrolase — translated: MQEDASSRLTGIGFGYRPRAPWACDPEATRGRLIPEPESPTRTAFQRDRDRIIHSTAFRRLKLKTQVFISDDGDHYRTRLTHTIEVSQIARAISRALEADEDLAEAVALCHDFGHTPFGHAGEDALNAMMKPFGGFDHNAQSLRVVTKLERRYAAFDGLNLCWETLDGLVKHNGPVTGDGASADETVPAYFLEFDAQFPLGLSEWCGIEGQAAAIADDIAYNTHDIDDGIRAGLFTLDDLAEAVPFVADTLNEVRDRWPGLEFSRITHEFQRRQITAMVEDVIEGARTIISQEKPENADAIRRRGSQTVGFSPEMRETDRLLKAFLFDRMYRAPGIMTFRALAEDTVTRLFERYITDLSSIPSEWRREAVLQGDEARAARIVADFIAGMTDSYALKEIERLFDA
- the erpA gene encoding iron-sulfur cluster insertion protein ErpA, which encodes MKTVSITESAAKRIVRIVDDSEDKIGLRVTVEGGGCSGFSYLIDLTDSRNDDDKVFERDGAKVLIDELSMVYMAGSQIDFVDDLIGQAFKIDNPNAVASCGCGTSFSI
- the xth gene encoding exodeoxyribonuclease III, with amino-acid sequence MKIATFNINGIKARLDVLLAWLDESQPDIVGLQEIKSQDETFPRSALEDRGWHVETHGQKGFNGVALISKTPPSEVNRGLPGDDNGDADEQARFIEGVWETADGPLRVVSLYLPNGNPVGEDRKWGYKLRWMERLQLWARERLDFEEMLVLAGDYNVIPQPRDARHPENWSDDALFQPESREAFRKLLALGFTDAIRACQSEGDIYTFWDYQAGAWQKNNGIRIDHMLLSPEAADRLVSTDVEKHVRAWEKPSDHVPAIVNLRLS
- a CDS encoding tetratricopeptide repeat protein, coding for MMRLRRSSPWDFCGPFVAAAALVVSIGTSALAADEGERSADPWAQFRSGYQLYRSGDKDGALAAYAKAAQEGHAGAKWKMARMYADGDGIAEDDYRAFQMFRKIVDDGAVPGSQEEIFVSDALVALARYFRTGIANTEVRPNESAAMDLYVRAASVYGNTQAQFEIGHMLLDEQRNLRRAARWLQLAAGKGHAGAQALLGDLLFQKGRTVEGLAMLTTALNKAGSNDRGWIRQRQEQAFGLASEAERRLAYEMSRHQLGEIVVSAE